TAAAATCGACCGCCCCGGGCACGGCCGGTGCGGACTTCATTGCGATCCACCGATCCCAGGATTCCGGATCGAACGTTGCGCCATCGATCAACAACTGGGCCTGATATTGAGAATTATCGAGCACCGTTTCGTCGACATCCAGAATAATGGCGGGGGGCAGCGGCGAACCATTCGCCTCCTGCTCAAGAGCCGCCGTCCATGATCGATCGGCTATGGCTTTGTCTATGTTGTGGGCAGCGCTGTTATACGCCTGGATCGCGTTCGCTTTATATTCCGATGCCGTTTGGAGCCAAAGCGTGCTGTTGAACGTATTGTTGCCATTTGACTGGGGGGCTGCACAACCCGACGTAAGGATGGCGATAGAGAAGAAACAAACCATCTTAAATTTGATTTTCATGCGATAGCCTTTCCTGAATTCTTGCCATTAAATTTCGGGCCACATCGGAGACATTTTCCTTTACCGACGCACCGGAAACCGCATCGAAAATACGCCCGTTCTTGTCGGGGAGCCATGTTCCTTAGGCCGAAGTCGTAAAAAGAATGGTATTGCCGGTTGACTGCTGACGGTCCAGGAAGTCGCTGACCTCCTCGTCCAGGCCCCATGCCAGGCAGGTGTTGATAATGACGATTACGGCATAGTCGTTTGGGTCGATCTTCTCCAGCGGTGAAACACCGATAATGAGGTGCGAAATCTTCGCGGCGGAGAGTTCTTTCTGTAGTTCCTTCACAAGCTGCTTTTTATACTCGCTGTCGCGCGATGCGATCAGAACCGTTGGATGCCCCGGAATCGTGTTCTCCCCCGAGGCGGCGATGTCCTTCTGCGGCCAATAGTGTTGCGGCAGCGCACAGCCGACCAGAAAAAAGAGGCCCAACAGGAAAATTGCGCAAAAGCGGTTCGGTTTCGACTTGTGATTCATATGGCTCCTCTGGTGGAAGGTGTGTTTTTTGCCGCTGCATTTGATAAGCATTAACGATTATGCCACTATTTCCCAACGCGCTTAATTGAATAGATTATAAACAAAATCGGGCAAGGTCAACGGCAAGGTAAAATCGGCTGGAATGGATATTGAGAATTGCCGAGCGGGTTTCCCTTTAGCCGCATCTTCAGCATTAACCGTCACGGTGAACGTAGGGGCGACCGGCCGGTCGCCCTTACCGCGTCGGGAGCCTTGAACCTGCGGAAAGCTCGACAATCGCCTGCTTTAGGTGTTATTGTGCGTTCTTTGATTCAATGTGATGAAATCTGAAAAAGGACTTTTTTGAATGTCATATATCAATAATCCCATGGAAGTCTACAAACTGTTGAACGGCTCCAACTGTGGAGAATGCCATGAAAAAACCTGCCTGGCATTTGCAGTGGCCGTGTTCAAGGGGAAAAAGCCGATCCATGCCTGTCCTTATCTGGATAAAGAAGTGGTTGACCGCTATGGGGGGGCAATCGAGAAACCCAATACCATCGATGAGAATAAGGCAGAAGCCATCGAACAGCTAAAACAAAAAATATCTTCGATCGATCTTTCCGAGGCCGCGAAACGTTTGGGAGCCCGGTTTTCTGACAATCAACTGACCCTGAAAATTTTTGGCAAGAATTTCGCTGTCGACACCCGGGGCAACCTATCATCTGAAGTCCATATCAATGCCTATATGGCCGTACCGGTATTGAACCATATCCTGAACGGATCGGGAAAAACGCCGAACGGGAATTGGATTACATTTCGGGAGTTGAATGGCGGGCCTTCCCGATATGCCCATTTTCAGCAGTGTTGCGAGAAACCTTTAAAACAGGTCGCCGATACCTATACGGATCTTTTTAAAGATATGCTGGAAATTTTCGATGGAAAGGAAATCGTCAGTCATATCGATTCGGATGTTTCAATTGTTTTGCATCCCTTGCCTCTTTTCCCCATCATGGTTTGCTACTGGAAGCCGGAAGACGGACTTGAGTCCGATCTTTACGTCTATTTCGATTCCGCCTCCGATGATAATCTTGACATCGAATCCATCTATACACTCAGCGAAGGTTTGGCTTTGATGTTTAAGAAGATCGCCTTGCGGCACGGAGCTTAACCCCATCGTTGCTGCAACGTTGGGGTTAACCATTCAACCGGATGCAGACGGACGGTTTCGGCAAGTTCGGGATAGTATTTCTTGACCGTCATTCAATACTGCTCTTTACACCCTCGAAATCCTGTTTTACCATACTGAATCAGGCTTATTTTCTAATTTACGTTAAAAAAGGAGGGCGCCATGGGCGGACAAATATTTTATCGCGAACGGCAGAAGGTCAAGGACGGATCCAAAACCCCGCGCTATAGGGTTGCCGCTGTGTCCGGCGTGGATCTCAAAGTTTACGCCGGCCATCTTCGTCTCGGGGAAATCGAACAGATGGCTAATTCCGTCGGTGCAAAACTGGTCGAACTGAAAGGCGGCGGCGGCAAAGGCAAACATAAATAGTGCCCACCCAGAAATAGAAGGAGATGCAATGCCCCTGGTAAGAGACAAAGACGGTAAACGGTTGCACGTCAAAAGCCGCCTCATGGGCGAAAGCCTGGTGAGCCGCGAATTTATCGACAGCCTGGATGTTGCACCCCAGCAGCGCCTTTATCCGGATGTGGCCGTGGTGAAGATCGGCGGCCAGTCCATCTGTGACCGGGGCGTCAAAGCCCTGCCTGGTATTGTTAAAGAAATCGTCGAAGTCCGCAAGCAGCAAAAGCTGGTGATCACCACCGGCGGCGGCACCCGCAGCCGTCATATCTACACCATCGGCCTGGAAATGGGCATGCCCACTGGAATCATCGCCAAATTCGGCAGCATGATCTCCGAACAGAACGCGCTCATGGTCGCTACCCTGCTCTCCCCCTGGGGCGGTATCCAAATGTCCCATTCGGACATCGTCAAGCTGCCCACCTACTTCGCCGAAGGCATCATTCCGGTGATGCACGGCATGCCGCCCTACGACTATTTTGCCATCAAACCCAAGACCGGGCGCATTCCCATCCACCGCACCGATGTGGGACTTGTGGTTTTGGCCGACCTGCTCGGTTCAAAGACCATCCTGTTCATTAAAGATGAAGACGGCCTATATACTGCCGATCCAAAAAAACAGCCCGACGCCGAATTCATTCCCGAAATCGGGGCCAGGGATCTGATGGAGCGGAACCTGGACGATCTGGTCATCGAGCGGCCCTGCCTCGAAATCATCCAGAACAGCGAGGTCATCGAGCGGGTACAGGTCATCAACGGCATGGTGCCGGGCAACATAACCCGTGCAATGAACGGAGAGCACGTAGGCACCTTCATCTATCGCCAGTAAACTTGACGGGCTCGTAAAACCTTGCGTTTCCAACGAGCTCGTCAATCTAATTCCGATTTGCATTTTTTCCGGCTGTACTTATAGTATTAACCTACCAGCGAGAATGCGCTTCGCGATTGTGATCCCTTTTCACACGAAACGGAAGGTCGGTAATTCATTTCGACGATAGGTTAGACCATGAGCAAAAGAAAACCAGCTCCCGGAGAAAATGCCATGCCGTTGTGCTACTCCAGCGAAGAGGCCCGCACGGTTCTGGATTCTCTTTCGGCCCACATCGCCATTGTGGACGAAAACGGCGTAATCCTGGATACCAACCGTGCCTGGCGGGCTTTTGCAGTGAAAAGCGGCATGCCTGAAGATTACGATTCCATCGGTGAAAACTACCTGGACGTCTGCGAAGCCACCCGCGGAGAGGAAGGCGAACATACCCGGACGGTGGCGGCCGGCATACGGGACGTGATCGCCGCACGGGTGGACG
This window of the uncultured Desulfosarcina sp. genome carries:
- a CDS encoding DUF3786 domain-containing protein, coding for MSYINNPMEVYKLLNGSNCGECHEKTCLAFAVAVFKGKKPIHACPYLDKEVVDRYGGAIEKPNTIDENKAEAIEQLKQKISSIDLSEAAKRLGARFSDNQLTLKIFGKNFAVDTRGNLSSEVHINAYMAVPVLNHILNGSGKTPNGNWITFRELNGGPSRYAHFQQCCEKPLKQVADTYTDLFKDMLEIFDGKEIVSHIDSDVSIVLHPLPLFPIMVCYWKPEDGLESDLYVYFDSASDDNLDIESIYTLSEGLALMFKKIALRHGA
- a CDS encoding uridine kinase, which produces MPLVRDKDGKRLHVKSRLMGESLVSREFIDSLDVAPQQRLYPDVAVVKIGGQSICDRGVKALPGIVKEIVEVRKQQKLVITTGGGTRSRHIYTIGLEMGMPTGIIAKFGSMISEQNALMVATLLSPWGGIQMSHSDIVKLPTYFAEGIIPVMHGMPPYDYFAIKPKTGRIPIHRTDVGLVVLADLLGSKTILFIKDEDGLYTADPKKQPDAEFIPEIGARDLMERNLDDLVIERPCLEIIQNSEVIERVQVINGMVPGNITRAMNGEHVGTFIYRQ